The Clostridium sp. AWRP genome has a window encoding:
- the dut gene encoding dUTP diphosphatase: MKLLIKKINEDAVTPFYAHKGDAGLDLFSVEEVSIKPMERKLVSTGIKIQLPPNTEAQVRPRSGLALKYGITLLNTPGTVDEGYRGEIKVLMINLGQEPFLVEKNMKIAQMVVKPVERVYVQEVEELSDTERGEGGFGSTGTR, encoded by the coding sequence ATGAAGTTATTAATAAAAAAAATTAATGAGGACGCTGTAACTCCATTTTACGCACATAAGGGAGATGCAGGCCTTGATCTATTTTCAGTAGAAGAAGTCTCAATAAAACCAATGGAAAGGAAGTTAGTATCTACAGGGATTAAGATTCAGCTTCCACCAAATACAGAAGCTCAAGTTAGACCAAGAAGTGGTCTTGCATTAAAATATGGCATAACTCTTCTGAATACACCTGGTACTGTAGATGAAGGATACAGGGGTGAGATAAAAGTACTTATGATCAATTTAGGACAGGAACCTTTTTTAGTTGAAAAAAATATGAAAATTGCTCAAATGGTAGTAAAGCCTGTGGAAAGAGTATATGTACAAGAAGTAGAAGAACTAAGTGACACTGAAAGAGGGGAAGGAGGATTCGGATCTACTGGAACGAGATAG
- the ssb gene encoding single-stranded DNA-binding protein, protein MNNVTLIGRLTKDAELVQLENYDRSVVKFILAVGRDFVSKTGEREADFIPVSYWTNYGNKMLPYLKKGRLIGVNGKIITKSYTKDDIKKYFTTVEADKVQFLDREKEALA, encoded by the coding sequence TTGAATAATGTTACTCTTATTGGAAGGTTAACTAAGGATGCAGAATTGGTTCAGCTGGAAAATTACGATAGAAGTGTAGTTAAGTTCATTCTGGCAGTAGGCAGAGATTTTGTAAGTAAAACTGGAGAAAGAGAAGCGGATTTTATTCCTGTTTCCTATTGGACTAATTATGGAAATAAAATGCTTCCCTATTTAAAAAAAGGAAGACTTATAGGAGTAAATGGTAAAATAATTACTAAAAGCTATACTAAAGATGATATAAAAAAGTATTTCACGACTGTAGAAGCAGACAAGGTTCAGTTTTTAGACCGCGAAAAGGAAGCTCTGGCATAA